The DNA segment ACATCGCAGTGTTAATAGCAATGTGTGTGTAGCCAGGCTAACACACTCCATGCTACTCTGTCACGTTAGTTTCACATCAAGGCTATGATTGATTTCTCACCTGCGCAGCTCCACGGGCGAAAACCACGTCCTCTCTCCTATTCGCCATCGCAAACCACGAAGCTCTGTCTCCGCCGGTGAATACGTATTTCAAAAACTTGATGAACTGCTGCTACTTCTTGATGAACAATGTGCGTCGCATCAACGATGACGTCGCGTCAACTCGCGGGCCAAATGCGTGACGTATATATGGCGCGTCAGTTGGCAAGGCAACGCCGAGACAGCGACGGCATCTCTTCCGGCAGAGATCGGCGCTTTGCTTACATCGAACGCATTGTGTTTGATCGTACTTTATCTGTCGGCAGTTCGCCGTTCATGGTTGAATTGATACGATGATAGGTTCTTCCCTGGGCGCGTTGGGAGGGAAGGTCGTGTTGGCGTCCTCGAGCGACGAGGCTCAGCCGCCGCGAAACATCATCGACGGGTAAAGTTCGCGTTCGTTTTCGCGTGGTTTGGCAAAGTGTACACCGGTTTAATGTTGTGTAAACCGTTTGTACAACTGTATGAATAAGTTGTTTTCTTTTCTGTAGCAACGCCGAGACGTTCTGGATGTCCACCGGGATGTTCCCGCAGGAGTTCATCGTCCGCCTGGCTGAGACCACTGGCATCGACCAAGTGACGATAGACAGCTATAACGGTACGCACGGCGACTATCCCGATACGGCGGtcgcagtgcatcatgggaatacTTTATGGCGATTCTCACGACATTTCGTGGTGCCTGAATAAAGTGTTGTTCTGCCACGTCCAGCATGAGATGCTTCGTGGACTCAAACAAAGCAATctaccctctcttctttcaaatctgcactcaaaacatacctttttacactagccttccccacctaactcctaccttattcttcatgtttaacctctgtttttcttttaatcctAGTCTGTTTTATTATATGTCTGTTACAGacttttgatagggcaatatgtaaagcgtcttggagtaccatattaagcgctatatacatttaatttattattattattattattattaatgtcacGTTTaggagccgctgctcctttacttagaaaggagtcagctgaggtggttcgggcatctggcaaggatgcccactgggcgcctcccttgggaggtgtttcaggcacgtccagtggggaggagaccttggggaagacccaggactaggtggagagattatatctcaacactggcctgggaacgcctcgggatccccccgtcagagctggtcaatgtggcccgggaaagggaagtctggggccccctgcttgagctgctccccccgcgacccgaccccggataagcggatgacgatgaggaggacgTTTATTAATGATTTCACGATTAAGTGCTgtacaaaagagagagaaaaaaagcttTAGACCATTTGATGATGTTCAACATCAGTACCTCATTAGATCACACATGTTTAGTGCTAACACCCGTCCTGAATAGCTTCTTCTTCTAAATCATAAAGtggtcaacacaacacaatataaagTTGTATGGGTTTAAGATAAGTCAGACCCTACAAGCATGGCCTCTTTGCTACTCCACCCAGGCCACGAGAGACCAAAGGTTTACCGGGGTAAATTAGAACCTGTAGGTGtggcttatttaccattccgcccattTCCGACAGACTGAATTTTACCTGTATTTCATGAACCATCTCCAGAGTGCAAGCTCCTTGACCTTGTGTCTCTGAATAAACCACACGTGGAACATGTTCCACTCTACGAGTCATATATAGGTCGAAACAACGATACCATAAAGGATTCAAATTACTTTTCATCAACGTCCGAAATATAAGGTCATTGCGGTCTGTCGTCACGATGCACAAGCCCTATGGCTACCTGACGTATCTTAGTGTACTGCCTTCTTTGGATGTTGTTATTTTCAGAATCACCGGTTCGCTGCCAGTGCCAGCAGGGTAATCATTCTAAGTGTAGATCTGTTATGCGTTAAATGGAAGCCCTAATTAGACCTAAATACATTACTATATGAGTAATGCTGTGCTATCTAACTTTGACACTTCTAAATATCCAATTACACATCAACTTCGCCCTTTCAGGAAGTTTGTAGGCCTATCTGAGCAATTTCCAACAGATCCTGAGTTTTCATGCTTAGATAATCATATTTTCTAATTACAACACACTGATAAGACGTATGTATGCTTGGTTCTGTGAGAATGTAACAAATATAGGATACATACTTtccaaagttgttgttttaaacTGCTGTTTCAAAAGATGGTGTTGTCCATCTCGTGCTCAAGTGACTTTGGCGTAGTGACTCTGAGCAGGTGATGGATTGATGCCATGTACCTGCATAACAGGAGgcctattttaaataaaatacctCATTAGGAGCATTTCTCCCCATGAAATGCTAAAATATAATGAAATATTCCATCTAATTAATGATAAAAGGTCAAACAGTTCAGTGTCCTTCATGAATTGATAATCAGATATTTGCTAACACAGTCTACAATTAAAGCGGGGTTGGTGACAATTAACAAGATACGAACAAGAAACTTTATAATGAGGTCAATGCAGCCGTAATTCCGTAGTCTTATTATTTTGCTCGAACAGTACTCAAACTGTATTTATTCTTTACAAAGATTGTAAAGGCTATATTTTCATGCAATCAAAGTTATCATAAATTATTGCATAATATGGTCTCTTAATCACTAATTACGTTTGGTCAGTCTTTCAAGAATGtatcttgtgttttttcttttgttcaGTTAAGAGTCTGAAGATAGAAACAAACACATTGGATACCTTTCAAGACTTTCAATCTGTCGCAGAAACAGGTGAGAAAAAACCACCTCGTATTGACATTAtataagaaatatatatttgaacctGTCAAAGAATAGAAATGCTGCAATAATCCTTTCATTGCAGAATTTGAACAAACCGAAGGTCAACTGCAATCAAATGCTATTTCAGTAAGTGTCCTTAACACAAATGACAGAAATGAGAGATCATAGATGTCATGGTGATGATGCTTttatgtctttctttctttccagcTAAAAGGAACCACTGCTTCCCATCTGCGGTTCATCATCACCTCGGGATACGATCCTTTTGTCTCAGTGCACAGGGTCAGCATTCAGACCTAGTCTTCCAGGGCCCAGCACTGGCAAGATGTCCTTTTCCAAAGTGTATAGGGGCCAGGTCAGTTATATTTTTGTAATTGTCAATGGCATGGCCAAGTGTGTCACATTGTGTCAAGCTCTTAAGGAAATTACTTTACAGACAGTCAGTTTGGAGAACTAGCATAATACATGTTGTATGTCTTTAGTTTAATTATCTTGGAAATGCAGCCTGAGTTAAATGGATTAAATCAGTTAAATCAGCCGTATCGCCTGCATCTTTCTTTTAAATTGCATTTTACATATCAACTTCAATCACTTTTGATCGAGGGACTATACCTATCGCTCAATTCTTTCTGTTTTGTCTTTTGCTCAAAAATTTTGGGATGCAGCTCTATCCACTATTCGTAATGATGTTTACCTTCTGTACAGCTGCTCTCATTAATTTCTCACTCTTATATGTCAGCTGCTCAAAATAAGCTATTCAGAATCAGATAAATGGTGGTATATTTATTTAAGAGAGCATACCGCATAATCTCTGTCTGACTGAGAGATGGAGATAATTAACTAATTAAGGAGGCAAGTTGAATCAGCCcatccccccaacccaccctctcctcccaccctctctctgggGGACttcggagagggggggggggcaggtggttTCAGAGCCAATGAGCTAGACAAAGGCACAGGTCTTGTactcctatacacacacacacacacacacacacacacacacacacacacacacacacacacacacacacacacacacacacacacacacacacacacacacacacacacgatgccaGGGGTAGCATTGGTTAGCAGCAGAGCTATGGCACCCTAAGGGACTCCCTTCCCAATTACTCAGTTGACCATGGATCAGATTGGGGAGTTGCCTTCGCTGGATCCGCCGCTACAGCTCTGGTCTAGATGCGGGGCTCCAGGAGAAACCAATAAAACAATACGAAACACACAGCTTAATAACTTACCCCATACAATGGATTTGAGCTGCAATCTAGCATGTGATTCTTGTAGTGGTTGTCGGAAACACATAGAAAATGGATGATTTATTCTTGAGTCTTGGATAGCCCGTGAGTTAGAATATATATTACAATGTTAGGAGTAGGAaaaagcatgtttttatcaGAGCAGAGACAGTTGGATGCGTTCTGGTGTTAATTTTAATGTTCTGGCGGCCTGGGTTGGTGACTACTAAGGATCCTATTTGTGTACCAGGGGATATGTCCCGGGCCCAGTGCACGGCTAATTAATTCAGGCCCCTTTGTGCCCGCCTGTTTGCCGATCATCAAAATCCCAGCAGGGTGCCACGGCATTATTATCATGTCACTGCGGGACAGAGCTAAATCATCACCCAATCCCTTCTGATGGTCGAGCAGCTGTTGTCCAATCACACAGAGACATCTGCTGGCTCAAGACGGTGTGTGTTGAACCTAAGTGATACCGGCAAATGGAGAAAAGAAACCCAACCAAAAGCAAGAAAACCCATTCGGCCCCTCGCCGTTTTTATCAACCACGCTTCAAACCCTTTTATTAAATCATTCGCACACACAATGTCAATGACAATATGCATTGCAATAATGAGAAGTATCATCAGAACCACCGATCCGGCTGCTATTATTATTTACAGGTTTCAAAGCGGTTCAAGAATAAAACGGCATCAATGTTGCTGAAAATGAATGTTTTCCTTGAATTTAtgtgtgcttgttgttttgacgAGAGCCTGTGTTTTAAGGCATCGAGAGTAGAAGTCATTGATTCCATCTCTCTAACTGTCTTGTGTTAACGGCCACTTGGTGCGTCTGAGTTCTGCTTGGTATTCATCCAGCATCGCCATGCTTTTATTTGAATGACTAAATGGCAGACACTGACAATGGCCCTTAATTTGATTTCAGTTTGGATTGGAGTGCTGCTGGTACAAAAGCTAAAGCTCACAAAAGCAAGATACGTGGTAATTAGCAAAAGCGGAAAAaaggtggtgtttgtgtgcgtgtgtgtgtgtgtgtgtgtgtgtgtgtgctggagtggGCATCTGAGACCTTAGCCTGTATAAAATGAGGGGTTTGACAATTTATGTAACTGCAAACGCAACCTTGATGCATTAAAAACATTGAGGTTTATTTGAGACGTTATAAATAGTGGTTACTCGCACAGTGGTGTCATGAACACTATCAAGAAGTATATCACAATAAAACCATATTAAACAATCCATTTCGAAACACTATTCTCTGTTAAAGTTGACAGTAAGTCATTCATCTTCCTGTATGAATCACGGTGTGTTTTATCTAGCCCACTATAACATCCAGCCTTGTTTCACTGTGGAAGTGCGTTTGGAGAATACTTTTATCATCATATAAACCCAACAGGAGATTGACTTGTGCAAATGCCAAAGGAAGCCGTTTTTATCTTTACCTTCGAGTTGTACTTAAAACCAATGTTTTGGAGTCTTTTAATCTGCTTGTTTACTTCTAACTTTGAGTTATTCAGCGGTACCAGGGCCAAGAAATAATATTGCTTTTCAGCTCAAGTGCTTACGCCGCAATGGTGTTCCcaattctctctctatctctctctctctctctctctctctctctctctctctctctgtctgtctgtctgtctgtctgtctgtctgtctgtctgtctgtctgtctgtcactccctctctctctctctctctctctctctcgctctctctctctctctctctctctctctctctctctctctctctctctctctctctctctcaacacatttTGTGCTGCAGTGATGAGCACCACAGATCACTGCATCATCTTTGCCTATAGCAACAAAGACAAGTCAAAGGTCAAGTCAACAACTCACAAACATGTCCTCTTCTCAGTGTGGACAACACACAGTGCCTGCTGACAGAAAGGTGATCTCATATTTTCAGTATAAGAAAATGTTCAGTGGCATAATGAATTTATATTGAATCTTGGAAACACAATAACATCAGAAGTGGTAATATCTTAAGTGAAATTTGCGACATtccctttttgtttttacagtattACCTCAATTTTGATCACTCTCAAACACAGTGCAGTCATggtatttattttcattcaggAAAATATTTAgtaatacatgaacacacatccAGTGTGTGGACTGTTTCTCTAGTGATACACTCAGCCGTTTAATGTTAGGTGGAAATCCATACGTGTAGTGATCCATCCATCAAAGTGTGAGCTTTTAATATCCTTTGCTAAAAACACTTATATCATGTTGACAAAATCTATCAAAAAGTGAAAGAATGATGCATGTAATACCTAAtacatttttctattttattcctGAACTGACAGAAAGCCACTTTGTGATCGAttgttttaaacattttaaatgaaaaccTGATGGTCTTGTTCTATGTCTATCTGTTTTATTTCAGTAtcatctaaaaaataaatatattaagatAGACTCATGTAAACATCTATCATTGTTACTATAATATCACAACCAGTGTAGCTCTACCAAATATCTGTTTGTTAAATACAGACTTGACCAAGCGACCTCATAGGCCTGTTTCATCCTGTTCATTTGTCATGCTGGACCCAGAGTGAAGCTAGTTGATTATTGTGCTCATCATGTGTCACTGTGAGACATTAATCACACCATGGATAAATCATCAGCTGTGGCAGCTAATAAATGTTGTTTCGCATGACAAAATGATAAACGAAGAGTTACCCTTATGAAAAAAACGATTACAAGGGGAACTGGCAGCCATGTTTTTCTATTGATCTCTAAACAAAAGGAatgtttaatttagttttttttgttgcattaaCCTGAATTTGAATAGTACTTTCTTTTATGGACCTGAGGACTTAGTGCTAAATAAACAACAGAGGCATTGTGTTTTTACTGTCAAACAAACGTGTTGACAGGTGAACTTCAGTAGATCAGTCGTTTGTGTCGTTGTATCTAGACTCGGTGTGTAACATCTGTTACCATACTGCATCAGTGTGACAACATCTAGGTGCCAGTggattaacccccccccccccccccccatgtgtcTCTCCTACCCCCCGCTCCCGCCCTGGCGtcactcccacacacgcacgctcctCAGATCTCTGTGGCGATCACATCGTCGTACGTCTGCAGCCCCGAGCAGTAAGGGGCGTCTATGTCCAGCTCGGTCCTGCTCTCCAGCTCGGCGCTCAGCTCCTTCAGGATACGCTCCAGGTCCAGGTTCTTCTTGTGCATCT comes from the Gadus chalcogrammus isolate NIFS_2021 chromosome 6, NIFS_Gcha_1.0, whole genome shotgun sequence genome and includes:
- the hspb11 gene encoding intraflagellar transport protein 25 homolog gives rise to the protein MIGSSLGALGGKVVLASSSDEAQPPRNIIDGNAETFWMSTGMFPQEFIVRLAETTGIDQVTIDSYNVKSLKIETNTLDTFQDFQSVAETEFEQTEGQLQSNAISLKGTTASHLRFIITSGYDPFVSVHRVSIQT